GATTGATGGCTCCCGTAGGCAAGGATGCCATGCTCCACGGCATCGACGGCATCGACCTCGTGAGCTTCCGTGTATTGGGCGGTGCCATTCTCTTCTGGCTCGCTTCTCTCTTCACCAAGAAGGAGCACGTACCGGTAAAAGATATCTTCATGTTTGCTGCAGCAGGACTTTTCGCCCTCGTTTTCAACCAGTGTTCCTATACCATCGGACTGAATATGACCTCTCCGAGCAACTCCAGCATCATGACTACTTCAATGCCTATCTTTGCGATGATTCTCTCCTTCTTCATCCTGAAGGAACCTATCACCTGGAAGAAAGCGCTCGGTGTGCTGATGGGCTGTGCGGGTGCCTGCATCATCATCCTGACAAGTGCCACGGCGGGCAATGCGAAGGTGGGCAACATCTGGGGCGATCTGCTCTGTATGTCGGCTCAGCTCTCTTTTGCGCTCTACCTCTCGCTCTTCAAGAATCTACTGTCGAAGTATTCCCTCTTCACCATCAACAAGTGGATGTTTCTCTGGGCCACGCTCTTCATCTGGCCATTCACCATCGGTCATGTATCAGCCATTCCATTCGCTGAAGTTCCGATGAGCACTTGGTGGGAGACGGGCTATGTGATATTCTTTGGCACCTTCGTGGCCTACATCTGCATGATGATCGGACAGAAAACGCTGCGCCCTACCGTGGTGAGTGTATATAATTATGTGCAGCCTTTGGTATCGGTGAGCGTGAGTGTCATCGTGGGTCTCGCCGTGTTCAAGGGTATGCAGGCAATAGCAGCCCTGCTCGTTTTCTCGGGTGTATGGCTCGTAGTGAAGAGCAAGTCTAAGCATGATATCGACCGTCACGACCACAGTCTCGCTTTCGAAAAGAGACATGCGTAAATGATGGAAAGCTTAAATGATTTAAGGCTTTAATGTCAATTTATAAACAGAAACTGTCCCCATCTGAGATAACAGATGAGGACAGTTTTGTTTTATAAGGAAAAGAATATCAGCAACCGAAGTAAACCATCAGTCCGCCCAATACGATATACAACAGGGCGTATGGAATAGCCGAACGGAGAATCTCTCCATCCTTTCCCTCCATATCGCAGGCTGCAGTAGCGATGGCGATGCTCTGCGGACTGATCATCTTGCCACCCGTAGCTCCCGTGGTATTGGCGGCAACCAGCCAGTTCTCCTGACCGCCCTCCATACCGAAGAATGTACTCTGTCCCGTCATGCCCAACTGGTTGGCAACATGAGCCTGGAGCTTGGCAAAGAGAATATTCGAAGAGGTATCAGAACCCGTTACGAAAGTTCCGATGGCACCAATCATCGGAGCAAACAAAGGATAGAAATCACCCGTCACAGCTACCAATCCAGAGGCGATGGAAGTAATCATTCCCGAATAGTTCATCACGCTCGCCAGGGCTATCAGCGAACAAATGGTCACCACCGTCTTGCGCAGATTCACCGTAGTACGGGCAAGAATCACCATCAGTCTCTTGAGGCTCAACCCTTGTATCAATCCACCGATCGTAGCACCCAGGAAGAGCATCAAGCCCGCATTGGAAATCCAGCCAAACTTAAAGGTGCTGCCGAGCACAGGCAGATGAACCGCACTTACCAGATGACTCTTGAGGAAAGCATTGACCGGAGGACAGAGCGCTCCGGAAACCAGGATGAATATCAATATAAAGAGGTAAACACTCCATGCCTTCAGGCTCTCGCTGAGAGTGAAGGTTTCCTTATCCTGCACCTTGCTCTTTCTGGCAAACACCTTGGCGTATGCGATGATGGCAATAATGGCAGCCAACGAACCGATGATGGCTGGAGTCTCCGAACCGAGATAATAGCCGCATACAAACTGCACTACCACGGAAATTCCGCCCACCAAAAGGGCGATGATGAGATTCTTGATAAGATTGTGCTTATCGGTAAGCGTCAGGATGATGAAAGGCAGGATGATAAAGAGAGGTGCCAGCTGGATAATGGCGAAGGCCGAAGTCTCGCAAATCTGTGCTGCCGAAGCCGATCCGCTTTCAGCCACCTCATTGCAGAGCGTAGTAACCGGTACGCCCACGGCACCAAATCCCGTAGCC
This is a stretch of genomic DNA from Segatella hominis. It encodes these proteins:
- a CDS encoding DMT family transporter, with the protein product MDNKRPLIAHLCLFCSGAFWGLMAPVGKDAMLHGIDGIDLVSFRVLGGAILFWLASLFTKKEHVPVKDIFMFAAAGLFALVFNQCSYTIGLNMTSPSNSSIMTTSMPIFAMILSFFILKEPITWKKALGVLMGCAGACIIILTSATAGNAKVGNIWGDLLCMSAQLSFALYLSLFKNLLSKYSLFTINKWMFLWATLFIWPFTIGHVSAIPFAEVPMSTWWETGYVIFFGTFVAYICMMIGQKTLRPTVVSVYNYVQPLVSVSVSVIVGLAVFKGMQAIAALLVFSGVWLVVKSKSKHDIDRHDHSLAFEKRHA
- a CDS encoding L-lactate permease, with the protein product MASIVSIIPIVLLFILMLGFKMAGHKSALLTLVVTMLLALFAASPLGMIAPEHAEDSVIALTGWAVVEGILKAVFPILIIILMAIYSYNILVESKQIEVIKKQFTSITDDKGLLVLLLVWGFGGLLEGMAGFGTAVAIPAAILIGLGFKPMFSALVSLIGNTVATGFGAVGVPVTTLCNEVAESGSASAAQICETSAFAIIQLAPLFIILPFIILTLTDKHNLIKNLIIALLVGGISVVVQFVCGYYLGSETPAIIGSLAAIIAIIAYAKVFARKSKVQDKETFTLSESLKAWSVYLFILIFILVSGALCPPVNAFLKSHLVSAVHLPVLGSTFKFGWISNAGLMLFLGATIGGLIQGLSLKRLMVILARTTVNLRKTVVTICSLIALASVMNYSGMITSIASGLVAVTGDFYPLFAPMIGAIGTFVTGSDTSSNILFAKLQAHVANQLGMTGQSTFFGMEGGQENWLVAANTTGATGGKMISPQSIAIATAACDMEGKDGEILRSAIPYALLYIVLGGLMVYFGC